In Nothobranchius furzeri strain GRZ-AD chromosome 19, NfurGRZ-RIMD1, whole genome shotgun sequence, the following are encoded in one genomic region:
- the ptpn2b gene encoding tyrosine-protein phosphatase non-receptor type 2, translating into MEQTGAAIGKMDQEFEDRDSGGRWQKLFLEIRNQSHECSYKVAKYPENRNRNRYRDVNPFDHSRVKLENTENDYINASLVVMEEAQRTYILTQGPLKNTCGHFWLMIWEQKTKAVVMLNRVIEKGSEKCAQYWPTAEEREMAFRDTGFLVALLSEDTKSYYTTRILELQNLNTGEKRQIYHFHYTTWPDFGVPESPASFLNFLFKVRESGALGVDHGPTVVHCSAGIGRSGTFSLVDTCLVLIDKRKDPSSVDIKSILLKMRKYRMGLIQTSDQLRFSYMAVFEGAKFIMGDSSVQNQWRELSKEDQEPSSGSPPSTQPQARCPPERCNGSQRGAQPDEGREYRQDGKVPAQSSCKEQELDGSATQKRRREDSISKSSTIKATQSKSRLNDSERKRKRTKTSDC; encoded by the exons ATGGAACAGACGGGCGCTGCCATTGGAAAAATGGACCAGGAGTTTGAAGATAGGGACTCAGGAGGCCGATGGCAGAAACTGTTCTTG GAAATCCGAAATCAGTCCCACGAGTGTTCCTACAAAGTGGCAAAGTATCCAGAAAATCGTAACCGGAACAGATACAGAGATGTCAACCCAT TCGATCACAGTCGGGTAAAGCTGGAGAACACGGAGAACGACTACATCAATGCAAGCCTGGTAGTGATGGAAGAAGCCCAGAGGACTTACATATTAACTCAG GGCCCTCTGAAGAACACCTGTGGTCACTTTTGGCTCATGATCTGGGAGCAGAAGACAAAGGCAGTCGTTATGCTCAACAGGGTCATAGAGAAAGGATCA GAAAAGTGTGCCCAGTACTGGCCCACAGCGGAGGAGAGGGAGATGGCCTTCAGAGACACTGGTTTCTTGGTCGCATTGTTGTCAGAAGATACAAAGTCTTACTACACCACCAGAATACTGGAGCTGCAGAATCTTAAC ACGGGAGAGAAGAGACAGATTTACCACTTCCATTACACCACATGGCCCGATTTTGGCGTTCCAGAATCCCCGGCATCCTTCCTGAACTTCCTCTTTAAAGTGCGGGAGTCGGGAGCGCTGGGGGTGGACCACGGCCCGACCGTGGTGCACTGCAGCGCTGGAATCGGACGCTCAGGGACGTTTTCATTAGTTGACACATGCCTTGTTCTC ATAGACAAAAGGAAAGACCCATCATCGGTGGACATCAAAAGCATCCTGTTGAAGATGAGGAAGTATCGCATGGGTCTGATCCAGACTTCAGACCAGCTGCGCTTCTCCTACATGGCGGTCTTTGAAGGAGCTAAGTTCATCATGGGAGACTCTTCTGTACAG AACCAATGGCGAGAATTGTCTAAAGAAGACCAGGAGCCATCTTCAGGGTCTCCGCCGTCAACCCAGCCTCAGGCCAGGTGTCCGCCTGAGCGATGCAACGGCAGCCAGAGAGGAGCCCAACCGGATGAGGGAAGAGAATACCGACAGGACGGCAAAGTACCCGCACAGTCGTCCTGCAAGGAGCAGGAGCTGGACGGCAGCGCGACACA AAAACGACGCAGAGAAGACAGTATCTCAAAATCCAGCACAATTAAGGCAACTCAAAGCAAGTCGCGGTTGAATGActcagagaggaaaagaaaaag GACGAAAACCAGCGACTGCTGA